One Desulfovibrio fairfieldensis genomic window carries:
- the rlmN gene encoding 23S rRNA (adenine(2503)-C(2))-methyltransferase RlmN, with amino-acid sequence MINLLNYTLPELTDWMQTELGEPKFRAVQVWQWIWQKMARDFDAMSNVSKACRARLAETARIDWPEVARVQESSDGTTKFLLRLEDGALVETVLIPSDSREGVRRWTQCLSSQVGCAMGCTFCATGDMGFERNMTMGEILGQILVAREHLGDNRPDWPVLRNLVFMGMGEPLLNLREVMRALQSLNNDKGLNFSPRRITVSTCGIEKGLAELGASGLAYLAVSLHAPTQELRARIMPKAARWPLDQLLAALKSYPLKTRERITFEYLLLGGINDGPGQAEELARLVADIKGKLNLIVYNPAEGAPYAAPDEARVLAFEQCLWKRHITAIVRKSKGQDIKAACGQLKAASTGEI; translated from the coding sequence ATGATAAATCTCCTCAATTATACCCTTCCCGAACTCACGGACTGGATGCAGACCGAGCTGGGCGAGCCCAAGTTCCGGGCCGTGCAGGTCTGGCAGTGGATCTGGCAGAAAATGGCCCGCGATTTCGATGCCATGAGCAACGTCTCCAAAGCCTGCCGGGCCCGCCTGGCGGAAACGGCGCGTATCGACTGGCCTGAAGTGGCCCGCGTGCAGGAAAGCAGCGACGGCACCACCAAGTTTCTGCTCCGCCTGGAAGACGGGGCGCTGGTGGAGACGGTGCTGATTCCCTCGGATTCCCGCGAAGGCGTGCGGCGCTGGACCCAGTGCCTGTCCTCGCAGGTGGGCTGCGCCATGGGCTGTACCTTCTGCGCCACGGGCGACATGGGCTTTGAACGGAATATGACCATGGGAGAAATTCTGGGGCAGATTCTGGTGGCCCGCGAGCACCTGGGCGACAACCGGCCCGACTGGCCCGTGCTGCGCAATCTGGTGTTCATGGGCATGGGCGAGCCTTTGCTCAACCTGCGCGAAGTTATGCGCGCCCTGCAAAGCCTGAACAACGACAAGGGGCTCAATTTCTCGCCGCGCCGGATCACGGTTTCCACCTGCGGCATTGAGAAGGGCCTGGCCGAGCTGGGCGCCAGCGGCCTGGCCTATCTGGCCGTCTCCCTGCATGCGCCCACTCAGGAGCTGCGCGCCCGGATCATGCCCAAGGCCGCGCGTTGGCCTTTGGACCAGCTGCTGGCCGCGCTCAAGTCCTATCCGCTGAAGACGCGGGAACGGATCACCTTTGAGTATCTGTTGCTGGGCGGGATCAACGACGGACCGGGACAGGCCGAGGAACTGGCCCGGCTGGTGGCCGACATCAAGGGCAAGCTCAATCTCATCGTCTACAATCCCGCCGAAGGCGCGCCCTACGCGGCTCCGGACGAGGCGCGCGTGCTGGCCTTTGAGCAATGCCTCTGGAAGCGCCATATCACGGCCATTGTCCGCAAGAGCAAGGGACAGGACATCAAGGCCGCCTGTGGGCAGCTCAAGGCGGCGTCCACCGGCGAGATCTGA
- a CDS encoding HD domain-containing protein has product MHQALKEAITICKTLLRNGYDAHVINAPLQEQLLRAVRQPAVDIACEPDMDTLVKLFPKARMESEKRALAELEENGVLFRFYPLEVADAGHPELSLLRITPSMAAMMDPKEREQLRMTGFGSPAPTGDAYEGFADFKGGTIRLTGLPDETLRHNYLLAVRALRFAANFDIPIDPNTWMAIVRSSVRVLDYVPATDIMDEWRKVAAESMYRFVRLLYDAHILQGLIPEVAALSCVCQERDRDGVEVNVFDHTLECMKHYPEEGFHYDWLGTMAMLFHDVGKLFTGEYFDGQWTFYQHHRVGAKVTRKILRRLHFAQEDIDLLCHLVNHHMRFHFMMTDRGIRRFKALDEYPRLIAMARADLQAREGSYTSFNHNMKYLDRAETPEQMLEPLLNGNEIMSETRLAPGPMVGVIRDALLQAQITGEVTDLESAVAFVREYARKSVG; this is encoded by the coding sequence ATGCATCAAGCGCTCAAAGAAGCCATCACCATCTGCAAAACCCTGCTGCGCAACGGCTATGACGCGCATGTCATCAACGCGCCCCTGCAGGAGCAACTGTTGCGCGCCGTCCGGCAGCCCGCCGTTGACATTGCCTGCGAGCCGGATATGGACACCCTGGTCAAGCTCTTCCCCAAGGCCCGCATGGAGTCGGAAAAGCGTGCGCTGGCCGAACTGGAGGAAAACGGGGTGCTTTTCCGTTTCTATCCGCTGGAAGTGGCGGACGCCGGGCATCCGGAGCTTTCGCTGCTGCGCATCACGCCCAGCATGGCCGCCATGATGGACCCCAAGGAACGCGAGCAACTGCGCATGACCGGTTTCGGCAGCCCGGCCCCCACCGGCGACGCCTATGAGGGCTTTGCCGATTTCAAGGGCGGCACCATCCGGCTCACCGGCCTGCCGGACGAAACCCTGCGTCACAACTACCTGCTGGCCGTGCGGGCCTTGCGCTTCGCGGCCAACTTCGACATCCCCATTGATCCCAACACCTGGATGGCGATTGTGCGCTCCTCGGTGCGCGTGCTGGACTACGTGCCCGCCACGGATATCATGGACGAATGGCGCAAGGTGGCCGCCGAATCCATGTACCGCTTCGTGCGCCTGCTTTACGACGCCCATATTCTCCAAGGCCTGATCCCGGAAGTGGCGGCGCTCTCCTGTGTCTGCCAGGAGCGCGACAGGGACGGCGTGGAGGTGAATGTCTTCGACCACACCCTGGAATGCATGAAACACTACCCGGAAGAAGGTTTCCACTACGACTGGCTGGGCACCATGGCCATGCTCTTTCACGATGTGGGCAAGCTCTTCACCGGTGAATATTTCGACGGCCAGTGGACCTTCTACCAGCACCACCGGGTGGGGGCCAAGGTCACGCGCAAGATCCTGCGCCGTCTGCACTTCGCCCAGGAGGACATCGACCTGCTCTGCCACCTGGTGAACCACCACATGCGCTTCCACTTCATGATGACCGACAGGGGCATCCGCCGCTTTAAGGCCCTGGACGAATATCCACGCCTTATCGCCATGGCCCGTGCCGACCTTCAGGCCCGCGAAGGCAGCTATACGTCCTTCAACCACAATATGAAATATCTGGACCGGGCCGAAACCCCGGAACAGATGCTGGAACCCCTGCTCAACGGCAATGAAATCATGAGCGAAACTCGTCTGGCCCCCGGCCCCATGGTGGGTGTGATCCGCGACGCGTTGCTGCAGGCCCAGATCACGGGCGAAGTGACGGATCTGGAATCCGCCGTGGCCTTTGTGCGTGAGTATGCGCGGAAGTCCGTGGGGTAA
- the dsrP gene encoding sulfate reduction electron transfer complex DsrMKJOP subunit DsrP, with translation MLEKLFSGPKSYYVWLLFLLCVIAGCGLVYLDQLQSGLGITGMNREVSWGLYISQFTYFVGVAASAVMLVLPAYFHHYKKFKRMIIFGEFMAVAAVVMCALFIVVDLGQPQRMLNVMLHPTPNSVMFYDMIVLIGYLCLNIVIGWVTLEAERLDVEPPKWVKPLIYLSILWAFSIHTVTAFLYAGIPGRHYWLTAIMAARFLSSAFCSGPAILLLLLFLVRRLTGFDPGKDAVKTLSTIIVYAMCVNVFFYLLELFTAFYSQIPGHMEPMLFLFSGHGGHLAWVSYWMWAAVIMAFASLAILIPPQWRTGPLLPLALIMLVAASWIDKGLGLLIGGFTPNMFEAFTPYMPTAKEIAVALGVYAVGALVLSLLWKIALGVKREAHHFSD, from the coding sequence ATGCTTGAAAAATTGTTTTCCGGTCCCAAGAGCTATTATGTGTGGCTGCTCTTTCTGCTCTGCGTCATCGCGGGCTGCGGCCTTGTCTATCTGGACCAGCTCCAGAGCGGTCTCGGCATCACGGGCATGAACCGTGAGGTCTCCTGGGGACTGTATATTTCGCAGTTCACCTATTTCGTCGGCGTGGCGGCCTCGGCCGTGATGCTGGTCTTGCCCGCCTATTTCCACCATTACAAAAAATTCAAGCGCATGATCATCTTCGGCGAGTTCATGGCCGTGGCGGCCGTGGTCATGTGCGCCCTGTTCATCGTGGTGGACCTCGGGCAGCCCCAGCGCATGCTCAACGTCATGCTCCACCCCACGCCCAATTCGGTCATGTTCTATGACATGATCGTGCTGATCGGCTATCTCTGCCTGAACATCGTCATCGGCTGGGTCACCCTGGAAGCCGAACGCCTGGACGTGGAACCGCCCAAATGGGTCAAGCCCCTGATCTACCTTTCCATTCTCTGGGCTTTCTCCATCCATACAGTCACGGCCTTCCTGTACGCGGGCATTCCGGGCCGCCATTACTGGCTCACCGCCATCATGGCCGCGCGCTTCCTGTCCTCGGCCTTTTGCTCCGGTCCGGCCATCCTGCTGCTCCTGCTCTTCCTGGTGCGCAGGCTGACCGGCTTCGATCCCGGCAAGGACGCCGTCAAGACCCTGTCCACCATCATTGTTTACGCCATGTGCGTGAACGTCTTCTTCTATCTGCTGGAGCTCTTCACCGCCTTTTACAGCCAGATTCCGGGCCACATGGAGCCCATGCTCTTCCTCTTCTCCGGGCATGGCGGCCATCTGGCCTGGGTGAGCTACTGGATGTGGGCGGCCGTGATCATGGCCTTCGCCTCTCTGGCCATCCTGATTCCGCCGCAGTGGCGGACCGGCCCCCTGCTGCCTCTGGCGCTGATCATGCTGGTGGCCGCCAGCTGGATCGACAAGGGCCTGGGCCTGCTCATCGGCGGTTTCACGCCCAACATGTTTGAAGCCTTCACGCCTTACATGCCCACGGCCAAGGAGATTGCCGTGGCCCTCGGCGTGTACGCCGTGGGCGCGCTGGTGCTCTCCCTGCTCTGGAAGATCGCCTTGGGCGTCAAGCGGGAAGCCCATCATTTTAGTGACTAA
- the dsrO gene encoding sulfate reduction electron transfer complex DsrMKJOP subunit DsrO, whose amino-acid sequence MNTSRRSFLKVAGLSAFALSSGMASLAGTAGAARAQIAPGRYEKGEHALTAKRWAMVIDTRLFRSPEDYEPLIEACHKVHNVPHIPGNQNIKWFWLDKYDHVFPDDMNAHINDKTRQASYPLLCNHCTNPPCVRVCPTQATYRMEDGIVAMDYHRCIGCRFCMAGCPYGARSFNFVDPRKYLSDPVPNPTFPTRMIGVVEKCTFCAERLAAGQMPACVEASGGKILFGDLEDPNSTVRQALAANYSIRRKPNLGTQPGVYYLI is encoded by the coding sequence ATGAACACGAGCAGAAGAAGCTTTCTGAAAGTGGCGGGGCTTTCGGCCTTTGCCCTGAGCAGCGGGATGGCAAGCCTTGCCGGTACGGCGGGCGCGGCGCGGGCCCAAATCGCGCCCGGCCGTTATGAGAAAGGGGAGCATGCGCTGACCGCCAAGCGTTGGGCCATGGTCATCGACACCCGCCTCTTCCGCAGCCCCGAAGACTACGAGCCGCTGATCGAAGCCTGCCACAAGGTCCACAATGTGCCGCACATTCCCGGCAACCAGAACATCAAATGGTTCTGGCTGGACAAGTACGACCACGTCTTCCCGGACGACATGAACGCCCACATCAACGACAAGACGCGCCAGGCCAGCTACCCGCTGCTGTGCAACCACTGCACCAATCCGCCCTGCGTGCGCGTCTGCCCCACCCAGGCCACTTACAGAATGGAAGACGGCATCGTGGCCATGGACTACCACCGCTGCATCGGCTGCCGCTTCTGCATGGCCGGGTGTCCGTACGGGGCGCGTTCCTTCAACTTTGTGGACCCGCGCAAGTATCTTTCGGATCCCGTGCCCAACCCGACCTTCCCCACGCGCATGATCGGCGTGGTGGAAAAGTGCACCTTCTGCGCCGAGCGCCTGGCCGCGGGCCAGATGCCCGCCTGCGTGGAAGCCTCGGGCGGCAAGATTCTCTTCGGCGATCTGGAAGATCCCAATTCAACGGTGCGTCAGGCCCTGGCCGCCAACTACAGTATTCGCCGCAAGCCCAATCTGGGCACGCAGCCCGGCGTCTACTACCTTATTTAG
- the dsrJ gene encoding sulfate reduction electron transfer complex DsrMKJOP subunit DsrJ, with protein sequence MYNAKAVITGIVIFVVLFSSPFWVSYLGQDYKKTDVVLPKDEKNCIEDVEFMRAQHMRLLNEWRDEALRKENRIYVSAKDGKKWVISLQNTCLKCHNNYKEFCEKCHVANSVYPYCWTCHIIPTEGK encoded by the coding sequence ATGTATAACGCCAAAGCTGTGATCACGGGCATCGTCATTTTTGTGGTGCTGTTCAGCTCTCCCTTCTGGGTGAGCTATCTGGGACAGGACTACAAGAAAACCGACGTGGTGCTGCCCAAGGATGAAAAGAACTGCATCGAGGACGTGGAATTCATGCGCGCCCAGCATATGCGCCTGCTCAACGAGTGGCGCGACGAGGCCCTGCGCAAGGAAAACCGCATCTATGTGTCCGCCAAAGACGGCAAGAAGTGGGTCATCAGCCTGCAGAACACCTGCCTGAAATGCCACAACAACTACAAGGAATTCTGCGAAAAGTGCCACGTGGCCAACAGCGTCTATCCCTATTGCTGGACTTGCCACATTATTCCCACGGAGGGCAAGTAA